The Candidatus Zixiibacteriota bacterium region GGCGATATCAATAATAAAAAAGGTAGCGAAAATTCCTCTGGTTGCAGACATCCATTTCGACTACCGTCTTGCCCTAAGAGCACTTGATTCTGGAGTGGATAAGCTGAGGATAAATCCAGGCACGATTGGAGCTCTGTGGAAAGTAAAAGAGGTGGTAAAGGCTTCGAGAGAAAGGAAGATTCCGATCCGAATTGGGGTCAATGCGGCATCTCTTCCTAAATCTATTTTAAGTAAATATGGAAAAGCTACACCTGTTGCTATGATGGAGGCAGCTTTAGAACAGATCAGAATATTAGAGGATTTGGATTATCTGGAGATAGTCGTCTCCCTGAAAGCTTCGGACGTTCTGACGACTATCGAGGCCTATAAGCTTTTCTCAGAAAAAAGAGTCTACCCTTTGCATTTGGGCGTGACGGAAGTTGGAACTCCGAAAGTTGGCTCGATAAAATCTGCTGTTGGAATAGGGACACTTCTTTTCCTGGGATTGGGTGATACCATAAGAGTCTCATTGACTGGCGATTCGGTTGAAGAAGTAAAAGTTGGTTATGAGATTTTGAAATCTTTGAATTTGAGAGAGTATGGTCCAACTTTGATCTCCTGCCCCACCTGCGGAAGGATGGAAATCGATCTGCTGCCAATAGTGAAGCAAGTCGAGAAGAAATTGGCTAAACTAAAAGCACCGATCAAGGTAGCGGTTATGGGATGCGTGGTAAATGGTCCGGGAGAAGCTAAGGAAGCAGATATCGGAGTAGCGGGTGGAAGAGGAGTTGGTTTGATTTTCAGAAAGGGGAAGATTATTAAGAAAGTTAAGGAAAAAGATATTGTGAAGAGTTTGATGAAGGAATTAGAAGGTTTTTTAAAGGGATGAAGAGCATGAATTCGTTAAATGTCATTCTGAGGGAGTCCAAATGGACGACCGAAGAATCTATGGTTTCTGGCGTAAGGCAGATTCTTCGTCCTGCGGACTCAGAATGACAAAAAAATCTATCTTAGTTTCGAGATAGAAGAAAAAGCATCATTACCTATGATGCTCTTCACTCGGTACCCCCACCTTGCCCCCAAGGCGGGTTTGTTTTTCGTAGAGACGCATTCTATGCGTCTCTACCACAAAATCACTTGACAAAACCACCATAAAAGAGTAAAATCTTTTAAGCCCATTTCACAAAAAGGGGAATTGGATGAAGGTTTTAAAGTGGCTTTTTGAACAAGTTTTCCTTCGTTTCATAATAGCCTTTATAGCTGGTGTCATAGCAATTCTAATATTTCTCCCGGAATTTCCTGTTTACTACTGGGCATTCCTTACTGAGATATATACAATATCCATTCTAATTATTTTATTAATCATAGGTTTTGCTTTTTATGGCTTGCATAGAGAGAAGTTAAGTGAAAATAGAGAAAGATTAAAAAAGAGACTGAGAGAAAAAGAAGAAAGATTAAGGAAATTATTAGAAGGTTTTAAACGTAGTTTTCCAGTTTATAAACCTATTTATGATTTGAAAAACTACCCGGAGGCTGAAAAAGAATACAGAACCGTTATTAAGATTAACCCGGTTGATGCAGAGGCACACAGCAATCTGGGCATTCTACTTTATTCTTTGAAAAACTACTCGGAGGCTGAAAAGGAATACAGAACCGCTATTAAGATTAACCCGTATTATGTAGAGGTATACAACAATCTGGGCAATTTACTTTCTGATTTGAAAAACTACCCGGAGGCTGAAAAGGAATATCGAACCGTTATTAAGATTAACCCGGGTCATGCAGACGCACACAACAATCTGGGCATTCTACTTTATGATTTGAAAAACTACCCAGAGGCTGAAAAAGAATATCGAATTGCTGTTAAGATTAACCCGGATTATGTAGAGGCACACAACAATCTGGGCATTCTACTTGCTGATTTGAAGAACTTCCCTGAGGCTGAAAAAGAATATCGAACCGCTATTAAGATTAACCCGGATTATGTAGAGGCACACAATAATCTAGGCGTTCTACTTTATGATTTGAAAAACTACCCAGAGGCTGAAAAAGAATATCGAATTGCTATTAAGATTAACCCGGATCATTCAAAGGCACACTACAATCTGGGCATTCTACTTTATGATTTGAAAAACTACCTGGAGGCTGAAAAAGAATATCGAACCGCTATTAAGATTAACCCGGATGATGCAGAGGTATATGCGAACCTTGGACTTCTTTATATTGAGATGGGTAAAAAAGAGGAGGCAAAAAAGGAATTACAGAAAGCAAAAGAGCTTTTTAAGAAACAGGGCAGAGAGGAGGATGTAATAAAAATAGAGGATATTTTGAAGGATTTGGGATAACAGTAGCCCGCCTTGCCCTCAAGGCGGGATATTTTTTGTAGGGACAGAACATTGTTCTGTCCTAACGCGGAAAAAAGTAGAGACGCATGACTATGCGTCTCTACAAATTCTACAAACTTCCTCGTCCGGCGTGATCTCGGACGCTACGTAACCTCTGTTGGTCTGGAGACCAACAGAGAGCAGTAAATAAGATAATTAATAATGTCATTGCGAGGAGGTCATCTGACCGACGAAGCAATCCGTCTCGTATGAAGTCGAGGGATTGCTTCGTCCCCTACGGGGACTCGCAATGACAATATGAAAATTATTTTATTATCTTCGGCTCGACTAAAATCGATTTCATCTTTTCGACTTTGACCAGGCCGGGTGGAGCATTTTTTGACTTTTTCACATATTTGGCCAAGGTATAAATCACAGTTACTTTTCTGGAAGACTTCGCCTGGCTGTAATAGGCGGCTAACGATGCGGCCTGCTGGATGGCTTTTGGCGTAGGATATTTTTTTCTCTCACCCTTTTTCAAGACCACGTGAGAGCCGGGTACGTTCTGGGCATGAAACCACAGGTCATCCGGTTTGGCTATTTTAAAGGTCAGAAAATCGTTTTCCTTATTGTTTCTCCCCACTAAGATTTTAAACCCATCTGCGGAGATAAATTCGCGAGGGGAATATCTCCCTTTTCTCTTTTCTTTCTTCTTTGGTCTGAGAACTTTCAACAAACCAAGAGAGGTAAGCTCAGATTCGATTTTTTCTAAATTAACCTTCTCTTTTCTCAGCAGGTCAGACTCGATTTTGCTTAAATGCTTTAGCTGGCTTTCAGTCACAGCGATTCTCTGGTTGAGCTTTGTAATTCCGGTCTGGGCTTTCTGGTATTTTTTAAAGTAGGCTTCGGCATTCTTTTTCGGCGATAAAGAAGGGTCGAGTGAAAGTCTTATCTTCTTGTGTTCCTCGGTGGAATAGTCAGTTAACTCGATATATTCGGCACCTCTCTTAATCTCTGATAGATGATTCAGGAGCAAATCTCCATATTTCTTGTAGGCCTGAGCATCCTCCAGAGAAGAAAGCTCTTTTTTCAATTTTTCTTCGGTTTTTTTCAATTTCTCAATTCCGTTTCGAGTCACAGAAATCAGAGTTTGTAGTTTTCTGCCTTCCTGGCTTGCTTCGATCTCCAGAGAAAAAAGTTTCTGTAGTGCCTGGTTTAAATTGTCAAATGAAATCTTTTGCTCTTCAGGAATTGAATTTAAGTCAAACAAGGATATCCCTATAGGTTTTTGTTCGGAATCCAAAATCAGATGTGGAGAGATCTCATTTGCAGGAATCCGGTCAAGTACCGATTTGAAGCCTTTCCAGAGATGCTCCAGAGGCAAAGGTTTTAAAGGGAAAACACCGACTGATTCTTCCACTATTTTCTCAGCCAAAAGCGCGTCTATTCCCATAAAATGTGAGGTCAAAACCTGAAGCAGGTTTTCTTCCGGATGATCCAGGATTATCTTCTTGAACTCCTCCTCTGGAGTTGCATAAGGATTATGTTTTCTGGGCGCGGGAGGCAAAAGATATTTTATCCCTGGCAATATCTGGCGGAATCTGCTCTGGGCAGGTCTTACTCTTCTCAGGGCATCCTGGATCAAGCCGGACTCTCTAAAGGCAAGAATGGCATTGGCATTTCTTCCGGTAAGCTCAAAGTATAGCTCGAATTCGATTTTATCAAATTCCGTATCTTTCTGGCAAGAGAACTTTATCACCCGGTCGAAATCGACCTGCTCGATATTCAAGATGGTTGCGTCCAGAAGTTGTGAAAACAGGGGTGTTATACCCCATTCCAGAAAAGCTTTGGATTCCTCCTCTGTCAAACTGACTATCCGGCACAGTAGAGGGTCGGCTGAAAACAGAATTGCTTTTGATCCTCTCTCTTTGCGAGTCAGAATCACAAGCTCTCTCTGGTCAGGGGAAAGACGGAGCTCCTTGATCTTGAAAGAAATGAAGTTCTCTTTAAGCTCGGGAATTAAGGCACAGATTATGGAAGAATTTATCAGCATAAGCATTAAGAAAGTTCTTCGCAGGAGTAATGTATCAACTATTAGTGAAGTGTCAAGTTTAAAGAACGGTTCCCCTGCAAATGGTAATCCCATCTTCACCCAAGATGGGATTGGTAACACAGTATTAGTAAGTCAGACATTCCTGTGGCTACGAGCCAGCCCGCCCTTCGGGCGCCAGGCTTAGCTCTCTGACCGAACAGACAAGGATGTCTGTTCTACCGGGCCCGACTTGCGGACAAGGCGGGTTTACCGATTTCTCTAGGGCGAGGTAACCTCGCCCCTACTGTAAAAAGAAGAAGTTGACATTAGCTCAAATGGAGTTATATTAAATTTCAAAGACTTAATGCGAAAAGGAGGCATTATGGCTGAGGAAAGAAGTTTGGCAGAGCTGAAAGACAGGGTCAAAAAATTAGGGGAGTATCTTTGACCTGGGTGAGAAGAATAAAAAACTATCCGAACTGGAAAAAGTGACGCACGAGCCTGATTTCTGGAAGGATAATGAGAAAGCCCAGTCGATTTTAAGAGAGATCACCTCCATAAAGAAATGGAATGAGAGATGGGAAAAACTCTCAAAGGATCTGGAAGAGGTACAGGTTTTAGACGAGCTTTCCCTGGAGGATGACACACTTAAGCCAGAGCGCGAAAAAGAGCTAGAAAAATTAGAAGGAGAGATAAAGGATTTCGAGTTCTCAACTATTTTATCTGGAGAGGATGACCCTAAGAATGCGCTTTTGACAATCCATTCAGGCGCAGGAGGAACAGAGTCTCAGGATTGGGCACAGATGCTCCTGCGGATGTATTTAAGATGGATAGAGAGAAAGGGGTTTAAGGGGGATGTCATAGACCTGCAGGCAGGCGAAGAAGCAGGGATAAAAAGTGTCACGGTCGAAGTTAAGGGCGAATACGCTTTCGGTTTTTTAAAGGCGGAAAGCGGGGTTCACCGGTTAGTAAGAATTTCTCCTTTTGATGCCAACAAAAGAAGACATACCTCGTTTGCCTCGGTTTTCATCTATCCGGAAATAGAAGACAATCTCACAGTCGAAATGAAAGAGGACGACCTGCGAATCGATACTTTCAGAGCATCTGGGCACGGCGGACAACACGTGAATAAAACCTCCTCAGCGGTGAGGATAACTCATCTTCCGAGCGGAATCGTGGTGCAATGTCAATCTGAAAGGTCCCAGTTCCAGAACAAAGAAAATGCTATGAAGGTGCTGAAATCGCGCCTGTACCAGTTATATAAGGAAAAAGAGGAAGAGAAACTTGCGGAGATGGAAAAAAAGAAAAAGAAGATCGAATGGGGAAGCCAGATCCGCTCCTATGTTTTTCATCCTTACATCTTGGTCAAGGACCACCGCACTGGCCTGGAGACAGGTAACGGACAGGCAGTTATGGATGGGGAGATAGATGATTTCATCCGGGCATATTTGAGCCAGTCAAAGGAATCAGACAATAAGGTAAAAAGTAATTCCAAGTCAAAAACCAAAGACGAGGTCAAGGGCTAACGCTGGTAAATAGATGGTTAAGATTAATTACATAATCACATTCTTGCTCTTAAGTTGCAGTCTGGGATATTCGGAGCAGAACAAAGTTAAGATAGTTTCGTGCGATGATTATTATTGCACGCAACTGGCAACAGGTGAACAGCATAAGATAGTCAAGCAGGTTGACTGGGGACTTAACAAGTTGACCCTTTCTCCGGATGAAAAATATGTAGCTTACACTACAAGCAACTGGTTGGGGTTTGAGAACGAAGGGAGGGATGTTTTTTACTGTAAAGTGGACGGGAGTGAAAGGATGTTTCTACATAAATTTCAGATTTGTGTACATACCCTGCTATGGGAATCTTCTGATAGTAGAAGCTACATTTTTGTCGTACCTAAAAACTGTGGGATTGGCGGGCAGATCCAGGTGATCGACTGGCAGTCAAAGAATGTGGTTTTTACTTGTGCAGGGGATAGCCTTGGAGAAATTCCAGGAACAGACTGTTATGAGGTATATTACAATGGTAATCCACCTTGGGCGGCAAGACAAAGGATTTGCTTACACGATTTAGAAGCTATAAAAAAACCTGATAGTCTCAATATGAGATTTTTTATTGGTTGGGGAAATTGGGATATATATATCTCCACTCAAAGAGATCAGATTTTGAGATTTAACGAGCTCGCGAAATCGACAAGAGAACAAGAACAATCACTTAGGAATGTTATGTTTAGAGAACAGTTTGCACACTCCAAAATCATCTCTGACGCAAAGGATAATGTCATCGTTTTCTTTAGCAACGACAAAACTTCCGGTTTCTTTGGTGTGGTCGATACTGAGAACAAGAAGTTACTGTTGTTTGATAAATCAAATAGCCTTAGATTTTCGGCCCCTACATGGTCTCCTGACGGTAAGCGATTAGCGGTGTTGAGAACCAGCGATTGGGACAGGTATTTCGATTTTTATGAGATCGATGATAAAGGGGAGATGAATCTGATTAAGACTTACAGGGTCGAGACTGACAGGGCACTTTCTGATTTCAGGTGGTCGGATGATTCAAAGAAGTTTTATTATTCTTATCTTTTTTCCAACTATCAAAAAGTCCAGGTTGAGGTAGAGCTAGAGGATAAATAAGGTTTTAAAGGAGTTATCTTGTGCTCTGCTGGAGCTGTAAAAAAGAGATAGAGGTTCCGCAAAAGATAAGCCGCAAGGATGCCTGCCCTAACTGCGGGGTGGATTTAAAGTGCTGTTATAACTGCCAGCTTTATGACAAGGATGCTTTTCATCAGTGTCACGAGACTGAAGCTGAATGGGTGAGGTATAAGGAGAAAGGTAATTTCTGCGAGTTTTTCGAGCCGGGAACAAGGCCGGTTAAGTCTGCGGACGATGAGCCTCAGACAAAAGAAAACCTGAAGAGGAAGTGGGATTCTCTTTTCAGAGACGAAGGGTGAACATCCTTTAACTGGACAGTCATCTCTCTAAACCAAAGATTAGAAAATACTGACAAACTAACAAACTCTAAACAGTCAAACTTCCAAAAGGAGCGGTATGGATATCATTAAAAGGATCAGGGATAAAGCTAAAGCCAAACACAAAAGGGTGGTTCTGCCAGAGGGGACCGAGGAGCGGATGATTAAAGCCGCAAAGGAGATTGTCTCCGAAAAGATAGCTGAAGTCATGCTGTTAGGGGAGAAGAAAAGAATAGAGGAGTTAAGCAAAGCCTCAGGACTTGACGTGGGACTGGTTAAAGTAGTTGATCCTGTGACTTCTTCAGAATCCGGGGAGTATGCTGCAGAGTATCACCGGCTCAGAGAAAAAAAGGGCATGACCGGGGAGGAAGCCAGGCAGTGCATGCTGAATCCGTTATTCTACGGGGCGATGATGGTGAGGAAAAATGAGGTGGATGGGTTTGTAGCAGGTTCGGTCAATACCACCGGGGACGTTTTAAGAGCAGGATTGCACATAATCGGATTGGCTCCGGGGATAAACGTGGTCTCCAGCTCATTTATAATGGTGGTGCCGGAGTTCTTAGGGGTAAAAGACAAGATCTTCGTATTCGGCGATTGCGCAGTTATGCCTAATCCAGACCCGAAGCAGTTAGCCTCAATTGCTCTGTCCTGCGCCAGAACAATGCGGGAGCTGGTTGGGGATGAGCCAAAAATAGCAATGCTGTCTTTCTCCACCAAAGGGAGTGCTCAGCATGAGATGATCGATAAAGTCTTGGAGGCAACCAAAATCGCCAGAGAACAGGACCCGAATCTGAAAATCGATGGGGAGCTGCAGGTAGATGCAGCTATTATTCCTAAAGTTGCTCAGAAGAAATGCGCGGACAGCATTCTGTGCGGAGAAGCCAATGTCTTGATTTTCCCGGATCTAAATGCGGGGAATATAGCCTATAAGTTAGTCCAGAGATTAGCTAAGGCTGAGGCAATTGGCCCTATCATTCAGGGCTTAGCCAAGCCGGCAAATGACCTATCCAGAGGATGCAGTGTAGATGATATCGTGAATGTGGTGGCGATTGCGATGTGCCTGGCGTAAAAAAAGCAGGTAGCAGGTAGCTCAGGAAAAGCAGGGGCGATCCTTGTGGTCGCCCGATGGGTGGATGGAGAAGGATTTGAAGATAGAATCCCACTTAAGCTCAAGGTAGGTTAGATGTCCACCCTGGAGGTTGAGGAATAAGGTGGTCATTGCGAGTCCGCCAAAGGCGAGACGAAGCAATCCTTATACTTTGCACAGATTGCTTTGTCGTCTCCCGCAAAATGCAGGGAGACTCCTCGCAATGACAGAGCGTGGAAGCGGTAGACCCACCTTGCCCACAAGGTGGGTCTAATTGAGCGAGATTTATGAAGATCAAAACTATTTTCATTGCCGGGATTATCCAGGGGTCTAGAAAGGGAAAGGTTCTGCATAATCAGGATTACAGAAAAGATTTAAAAAGAATCCTGAATAATTATTTTCCTGAAGCCAGAATAATCGACCCGGTTGCGGTACACCCTGAATCGGTCTATTATACTTTTGAGACTGGAAAGAAGGTTTTTCATAATTCGATAAAACAGGCGATTTCCTCCGACTTAGTCATCGCCTACCTGCCGGAAGCCAGCATGGGTACTGCGATCGAGATGTGGGAATGTCACCGGAAAAAAGTCCCGGTCTGGACGATCTCGCCCCTGCGGGAAAACTGGGTGGTAAAATTTCTTTCGAAAAAGGTGTTTTCTTCTTTAAATGATTTTGAAAGTTATTTGAAAAGAATGTAAGGGAAGGCTTTAGCCTTCAAATTTTAGTTAGGGGCACAGCATGCTGTGCCCCTACAGCTTAGCTACATGTTGGCTTTCAATTGTCCGCAGGCGGCCTGGATGTCTTCTCCTTTGCTTCTGCGCAAGGTCACGGCTGGAGCTCTGGGATACAAAATATCCCGGAACTTCATTAGAGTCTCTTCATCCGGCTTTTTATAAGGGTATTCTTTTATTGGATTATAAGGGATGAGGTTTATCTTGCAGGGGATTCCTCGGATGAGCTTTGCCAGCTTCAAAGCCTGTTCCTCAGAGTCATTTACGTCTTTTATCAAAACATATTCAAAGGTTATGCGGGTATCATTTTTTTTAGCATAACATTTCAAAACCTCTAAAACTTCGGATAGAGGATATTTTTTGGTAATGGGCATAAGTTTTCTCCTCAGCTCATCATCCGGGGCATTCAAGGATAGGGCTAATTTTATCTTCAACCCTTCATCAGCCAATTGGCGAATCCCTGGAATGATCCCGGAGGTGGAAACGGTAATCCTTTTAGCGGAAATAGATAGACCGATCTCTGATTGAATAATCCTGATTGCCTTAACGGTATTTTCATAATTTAATAAAGGCTCTCCCATGCCCATTATCACCACATTGGTTATTTTTTCATCTTCGTTCAGGTAAGCCCTGACAGCGATTATCTGGTCAACGATTTCGCCGGCAGAAAGATTTCTTTCAAAACCTGATTTTCCAGTGGCGCAGAAAATACAGCTTAAAGTACAGCCAACCTGGGTGGAGATGCAGACGGTAACCCGGTTTTTTTCCCTCATCAGCACCGTTTCGATTCTTTTGCCATCAAAAAGCTCAAATAGGAATTTTTCCGTCTGGTCGAGCTTAGATACCTGTTTTCTTATCAGCTTAAGCTTTCCGATATAGGCGACTTCTGACAATTTCCGCCTGAGTTCTTTAGACAGGTCAGTCATCTGCTCAAAATCTGTTACCCTTTTGTTATAAATCCACTTGGCTAACTGCTTAGCCTTGTACTTTTTCTCCCTCAGCTTGTCCAGAAAGCTCTCTAACTCTTCTATCCAGAGACCTTTTAAATTGAGTTTTTCCATATTTGGGAAATTTGGAAGCCAACCCATACGGGCAAACCGTAAGTTATTTTCTTGTCATCCTGAGTCCGAAGGATGAAGGATCTAAAGATTCTTCGTCCCCTTCGGGGACTCAGAATGACCACAAGTAACACAATAATCCCGCCTTGCCCTCAAGGCGGGATAAATTATCAGGCACTCCGTCATTTCAAAAATATGACAATTCTTATCAAAAACAAAGAAAAATCTCTTTTTGATTTATGTCCAGCAACTATGTCCTTACTAAAAAAATGCAAAAAATTAAAAAAATAGTTGACAAACAGAGATCGCTTACGTATATATATTCAGATAATTCTGATTAATCAGTATTATCAATGTATGCTGATTATTTAAAACTGAGGAGGTGAGGAGATTGGTGAAAAAAGGTAAAAACAAAGCATGTTGTGAGCCTGTGGATAAAATGGGCTGCTGCCAGGTTGAGTCGTTAATCAGCGTGGATGAGCGTGGGCAGATGGTGCTTCCCAAGGAGATAAGGGACAAGGCAAAGATCAAGCCCGGGGATAAATTTGCAGTGATAAGCTGGAAAAAAGACGGTGAGATCTGCTGTATCTCACTGGTTAGTGCCGGAGAGTTAGGCCAGATGGTAAAAAGTCTGCTCGGACCCATGGCAAAGGAGATACTTCAAAAATAGAAAGACTGGCACGAAAAGGGGATTCTACTTGAATAACCAATAAAAAGAAAGGAGAAAGAAAATGAAACAGGAAAAGATTAAAAAGGCAGTAAGAGAGGGGTATGCAAAAATCGCTAAAAAGGAAGCCTCCTGCTGCTCTCCGGTAAAATCTTGCTGCGGAGGAGATAATCCATCAGAGAGCATAAGCAAGTCTATCGGTTATACTGACGAGGAGCTTAAAGGTGTTCCAGAAGGCGCAAACTTAGGCTTGGGGTGCGGGAATCCGGTTGCCCTGGCATCCCTGAAACAAGGGGAGATCGTGCTTGACCTGGGCTCTGGTCCAGGATTGGATTGTTTCCTGGCGGCTAACAAAGTCGGCAAGACCGGCAAAGTGGTCGGCGTGGATATGACCCCGGAGATGATCGAGAAAGCAAGGGAAAACGCCAGGAAGGGCAAGTACGGAAACGTTGAGTTCAGATTGGGAGAGATCGAAAATCTTCCAGTAGCGGACAACTTCGTAAATGCAGTTATCTCAAACTGCGTGATCAACCTGGTGCCGGACAAAAAAAGGGTCTTCAGGGAGACTTTCAGGGTTTTAAAACCCGGGGGCAGGCTGATGATTTCGGACCTGGTTTTGCTTAAAGAGCTTCCGGATTTCATTAAGAACTCGGTTGAGGCATATATTGGCTGTCTTTCCGGGGCGATAATGAAAGATGATTACCTGAATGCCATAAAAGCAGCAGGTTTCAGGGAAGTCAAAATAATCGATGAGACCTCTTTTCCAATTGAGCTTATGGCTAGTGACTCGACTGCAAAAGCGTTAATCGAAGAGATGAAAATCCCTATGGAAAAGCTGAAAGATGTTGCCCGGTCGGTTGTCAGCATAAAAGTTCAGGGGATAAAACCTGAATAAAAGACTGAGGTTTCAGAAAACCTCCATATCCTGACCCAGGTTGAGGACAACCTGGGTCTACCAGGTATGTTAGGTCAAACATTCCTGTCTGACCTAACAGGCAGGGATGCGTGTTCCACTAATGGTAGTCCCACCTTGTCCTCAAGGTGGGGACTAAAAGCTTCTGTTATTTTGGGTTTGACAGAATCTGAAGTTAAAGTTATGTTAGCGAAGAAGCCGATGAATCGGCTGACTTCAAGATAAAACAGTAGCTGATAAATCAGCTAACTACAAAAGGAGGTCAGAACGAAGATAACATTTTTGGGAGCAGCTAAGTCGGTTACTGGCTCGATGCACATACTGGAGTCGAATGGCAAGAAAATCTTGATCGACTGCGGGCTTTTCCAGGGAAGAAGGGAGGAGTCAAACCAGAGAAACAGGAATCTTCCTTTTGAGCCTGGGGGCATAGAACGGGTGGTGTTAGGGCATGCTCATCTGGACCATTCCGGGAATATTCCCACTCTGGTAAAAAATGGATATCAGAATACAATTTACTCCACCTTTGCCACCAGAGATTTATGCCTGGCAATGCTCAAAGATTCAGCTCACCTGCAGGAAAAAGATGCTGAATATCTGAATAAGAAGAATGAGAAAAGGTCATTCCCAACTGTGACTTCTCTTTATACTGTGGAAGAGGCTGAAAGGTCCTTGGAGCTTTTTAAAGGGGTAGGATATAACAGATCCTTCTATGCGACCTCAAATGTCCGGGTAACTTTTCACGATGCTGGGCATGTGCTGGGTTCTGCGCTCACATTTATGGAAATCTTCGAAAACGGGAGGAAGGTCAGACTGCTATATGCGGTCGACTTAGGCAGAAAAAATCTACCCATATTAAGAGATCCAGTCCAGGTGAAAGATGTAGATTATCTTATACTCGAAAGTACCTACGGGAACCACCTGCATGATGATTTCAGCACCACATCTGATAAATTAGCTTCGGTAATAAATCAAGCCTATCAGAGGGGAGGGAAGATACTGGTCCCGGCATTCGCCTTAGAGAGAACCCAGGAACTAATCTATTTACTGTACCTTCTGGAAAAAGAAGGCAGGATACCAAAATTCCCGGTCTATGTGGACAGCCCTCTGGCGGTCAACATAACTGAAATTTTCAAGCTTCATCCCGAATGTTTTGACAAGGAAACCAAAGCTCTTTTGGAAAAAGAGGAAGACCCGTTCGGTCTAAAACGGATCACTTACATAACTGAATCAGAGGATTCAAAAAAATTGAATAATCTTCAGGAACCCTGTATGATAATCGCGGGCTCAGGGATGTGCGAAGGCGGGAGGATACTGCATCACCTTAAAAATAATATCGAAGATCCAAAAAATACCATCCTGGTCGTGGGTTACATGGCTGAAAATACCTTGGGCAGAAAGATCGCGGAAAAATATCCTAAGGTCAGAATATTCGGTGAAGAATACAGCCTTAAATCCGAGGTTGAGGTACTTCACTCCTTTTCAGCTCATGCGGACAGAAATGAGCTTCTGCAGTATGTGGAGCAAGCGAAAAAAAATCTGAGAGGAATTTTTCTGGTGCACGGTGAGGAAAAAGAAAGCCAAGCCTTAAAAAAATCGATCGAAGGTCTGGGAATTCAAAACGTGACAATACCGGATAGGGGTGAGGAGATAACTCTTTAGCACAAAAGCTCTTGAAAGATGGGATGAAGTTTGGCAGATTCCATGCTCCTTATGGATGTGATCATCCACAAGAGAAAAGCTGGCGAGGATGATAACATCCTCGCCGAGCGAAAATTTTAGGGCTAAAGATATTGACAAATTAAGTCGAAAATAAAAAGGAGGATGGTTTGAAAATCGGGTTTGTGCAGTTTTGTCCGATCTTTGGCAAAAAAGAGGAAAATCTCGAAAGGGTAGAAAAGCTTATCCAGAAAGAAGAAGCAAACCTTCTGGTTCTGCCTGAGCTTTTTAATACCGGGTATATTTTCGCAGATAAAGAAGAGCTGGAGAGCTTAGCAGAGAAGATTCCTGAAGGAGAAACCAGCAGATTCTTACTTGAGCTTTCCAGGCAGAGAAAGATGAGCCTGGTATTCGG contains the following coding sequences:
- the pta gene encoding phosphate acetyltransferase is translated as MDIIKRIRDKAKAKHKRVVLPEGTEERMIKAAKEIVSEKIAEVMLLGEKKRIEELSKASGLDVGLVKVVDPVTSSESGEYAAEYHRLREKKGMTGEEARQCMLNPLFYGAMMVRKNEVDGFVAGSVNTTGDVLRAGLHIIGLAPGINVVSSSFIMVVPEFLGVKDKIFVFGDCAVMPNPDPKQLASIALSCARTMRELVGDEPKIAMLSFSTKGSAQHEMIDKVLEATKIAREQDPNLKIDGELQVDAAIIPKVAQKKCADSILCGEANVLIFPDLNAGNIAYKLVQRLAKAEAIGPIIQGLAKPANDLSRGCSVDDIVNVVAIAMCLA
- the rlmN gene encoding 23S rRNA (adenine(2503)-C(2))-methyltransferase RlmN, whose amino-acid sequence is MGWLPNFPNMEKLNLKGLWIEELESFLDKLREKKYKAKQLAKWIYNKRVTDFEQMTDLSKELRRKLSEVAYIGKLKLIRKQVSKLDQTEKFLFELFDGKRIETVLMREKNRVTVCISTQVGCTLSCIFCATGKSGFERNLSAGEIVDQIIAVRAYLNEDEKITNVVIMGMGEPLLNYENTVKAIRIIQSEIGLSISAKRITVSTSGIIPGIRQLADEGLKIKLALSLNAPDDELRRKLMPITKKYPLSEVLEVLKCYAKKNDTRITFEYVLIKDVNDSEEQALKLAKLIRGIPCKINLIPYNPIKEYPYKKPDEETLMKFRDILYPRAPAVTLRRSKGEDIQAACGQLKANM
- a CDS encoding AbrB/MazE/SpoVT family DNA-binding domain-containing protein, whose product is MGCCQVESLISVDERGQMVLPKEIRDKAKIKPGDKFAVISWKKDGEICCISLVSAGELGQMVKSLLGPMAKEILQK
- a CDS encoding arsenite methyltransferase, giving the protein MKQEKIKKAVREGYAKIAKKEASCCSPVKSCCGGDNPSESISKSIGYTDEELKGVPEGANLGLGCGNPVALASLKQGEIVLDLGSGPGLDCFLAANKVGKTGKVVGVDMTPEMIEKARENARKGKYGNVEFRLGEIENLPVADNFVNAVISNCVINLVPDKKRVFRETFRVLKPGGRLMISDLVLLKELPDFIKNSVEAYIGCLSGAIMKDDYLNAIKAAGFREVKIIDETSFPIELMASDSTAKALIEEMKIPMEKLKDVARSVVSIKVQGIKPE
- a CDS encoding MBL fold metallo-hydrolase — translated: MGAAKSVTGSMHILESNGKKILIDCGLFQGRREESNQRNRNLPFEPGGIERVVLGHAHLDHSGNIPTLVKNGYQNTIYSTFATRDLCLAMLKDSAHLQEKDAEYLNKKNEKRSFPTVTSLYTVEEAERSLELFKGVGYNRSFYATSNVRVTFHDAGHVLGSALTFMEIFENGRKVRLLYAVDLGRKNLPILRDPVQVKDVDYLILESTYGNHLHDDFSTTSDKLASVINQAYQRGGKILVPAFALERTQELIYLLYLLEKEGRIPKFPVYVDSPLAVNITEIFKLHPECFDKETKALLEKEEDPFGLKRITYITESEDSKKLNNLQEPCMIIAGSGMCEGGRILHHLKNNIEDPKNTILVVGYMAENTLGRKIAEKYPKVRIFGEEYSLKSEVEVLHSFSAHADRNELLQYVEQAKKNLRGIFLVHGEEKESQALKKSIEGLGIQNVTIPDRGEEITL